In Populus alba chromosome 4, ASM523922v2, whole genome shotgun sequence, the genomic window CGAGCTCATAATGGTGTTTGATAGtataataaatgttatttttttaaagttttttttaaatatattaaaataattttttttagttttaaaaaattatttttgatatcatcatattaaattaaatgattcaaaaacataaaaatattaatttaaaataaatttaaatatttttaaaattcgaAAATATACGAATTTCTAGTACAATTATTGGCagcaagagaaaagaagagagagtttTTCTGTTTCCCACCGGATATTCAATGAAATTCGAGAGGTAAACATTCCGGCCAGGTGTCATCAGCCATGGCCATCTATTCTCCAAATCAACGTTTTCAGGTGTTGAAAGAATTAAATGTTTAAGCTCCCTAACTATTAGCCAATTTGACAAGGACATGATGATTAAACACACAATTAATGAATCCCAACTGCCAGCTACCCTTCTCCGACCTCTGTCTCTagttattcttatattttaaaaatattttaaaaagaatattaattttttttatttttttattttaaattaatatatttttgatatttttaaattattttaatttaataatataaaaataatttaaaaaaaatattattttaatatatttttaaataacaaatacttTGAAATGTAATCTCCgattacatttttaaatatactaatattatatCTTGATATCATCaccatgttttaaaaaacaatattaattttaaaataattattttagaaatttttatatcattttaatataaatattaaaatataaatattatttaaatttatttttttaaaataaaaaatacttttaaaaaattaggtcGACAGTACTCCCAAAACCTTAAATCTTTGCTATATAAACACCATTGTTCGAGGACTTTACACTCACTCAACAACTTCAAGGGCAGTAGTCTAAACCATACTCTAAAATCTTCTTATAATTCCAGTTGTGATATTCTGCTAGCATATAATGGCTTCTTCAATGAGCTTGAAGCTGGCCTGTGCCATGCTTATGGCGATGGTTGTTAGTGCACCGCTAGCAGAAGCTGCCATCACATGTGGCCAGGTGACAAGCAGCTTGGCACAATGTATAGGCTACCTCCAGAAGGGCGGGGCTGTGCCCGCAGCTTGCTGCAGTGGGTTGAAAGCACTTAATTCTGCAGCCACGACCACCGCCGACCGCCAAGGGGTCTGCAACTGTTTGAAATCCTTGGCCGGTAAGATCTCCGGCATCAACTATGGCTTCGCTGCTGGCCTCCCTTCAAAGTGCGGTGTATCCGTCTCCTACAAAATCAGTCCTTCCACTGATTGCAAAAGGTACGTATTCTATACTTCATGTGTACGTACATGCATGCCACTGGAAATTATTGCGGTGGCCTGAATATTTCACAAATCACAATAATATAGAAatattgacttcttttttttcattttttttttgtttttgtcgcAGCGTGAAGTGAAGAATCGAAGCAGATTATGAATTAGTATGATAATATGCTAGTGCTAGAATAAAAGGGGTGCTCGAGCCTGTTTGAGCTAGTCCCCGTCGACGGAGTGCTTGGATCAGTCTCTTCTTTCTTGTGAGCTTGTGTTTACAGTACGATATTGGAGGCATTATGtgcatctaaaaaaatatgtattttactatattattgGCTGGCTTATTTAATAATCTCGTTCTTCGTGATCTTCCACCAAATACAACAATTAATCCAACATctctatatataataaattgagaACTCGAGTAAACAACAATATCGAAGAtgatgttgtttgtttttatattttaaaagtaatttaaaaaaaaattatttttttctctacttcaagttactttttataatttttttttaaataattttaatctattaatattaaaaataatttttttaaaaaataactattatcacCTGCTCACTCGACATTAAACAAATAAGCAAAGCAAGTGAGCGTCTAATTTTGAAAAGTTGACGTCGGTTTCACATTCAAGTCATTGTCCTAGCTATTAATATAGAACGAAATGTCAAACCAAATGGAATTGTGACTTTATTATCTATATACATACTACACAAAAGAAGGGAAAgtattttagagtttttatttattaaacgtagaataaataaaatcaaattggcAAATGGTTTAAAACAAAccacaaatttattaaattaaaaaataattaataaatttcaaaatcactaaaaatcaaacacctaaaattcttttaaatgctCAAAAGTCATATTTAAAAAGAGTCAACACCATGGACTCCTAAGTGGTGAATAAACCACATTggtataaacatattaaaatgcaATGAATGGAGAAATATtcctcatcaaaatacacacacGAGTTtggaattcaatttaaattaaaaataattcaaaatccaCACACATCAAGTAGAACAAATCGTTtcagtttaaaattatttgaaaactcAAAACACAGTGAATGGAGAAATGATACGCGTCTATTCtatgtttatttgttgaaaactaattttttttaaaatagtttttttttagaaaataaattcttgaaaaataaattattttctgatgtttagcagtgtcatgaaaaataaattaaaaaacatttttcagtgtttggctatgtcatgaaaaataagctgaaaaataacttattaatattttattttatttttcaagtttattaaaagaatgaaaaacaaatggagTATGCAAAAACTTGAAGATAAAAAGAATACAACCTAATTTAAAGCCTTACTCTAATACCAACTCATGTGAAATTTGTgaatataaagatttaaaaacTCATAATCAAATTGGCTCTTTCCCAAAAAAACTAAGATAAtgtttgaaattgagtttgacaCAACAATAATATGTACCAAGACACCAAAATTGTATGTAACCAAGCCTTCACCCAATGCCTATAAGAGACACGAATGAGAAGTATACAAGATTTTATGAAGCTTGGTTAAttctttgataatttaaaatagtgAAAAACCAAAAGCTATAAGTAAAACCTTTCATACACAATAATAATTACTCGAAATCAAAGTTTGTCcctaaaataatctaaatacaagctaaaaataataataaaataggaaaaagaatcataaaacaaaactaatacAATTCTTATAAATAACTTATGAACCTTATCGTAAAACCTTCTTGAAGTCCAATTACCCTAGAATTTTAACTCAATATAGAATAATAATATCTCTAGAAATTTCTAGTAAAATTCCAACCCGACTTAATGGTCAAATAAAAATTAGGCATGTTATAGTAAGACCgtgcattataaaaaaaaaaaaatctctaactACCGAAACTATTCGCCTATAAAGTAGATGAATCATGTTTCTCTTATGCATGAATTAAATTTCCTAAGATCTAATTGTAACTTGTTAATGTTGTCTCCTTAAAATCCACATTGacctaaatattataaataacctcattaaatgtgtttttaagttttttttgccattgatattataattttcCTAGTTAGAACTTATAATAGATCTAgagtaattaatataatatcataaaattactcTCGTGCATATATAATCGATTATAAGATGATGAAACAGACAAGTTCCTTTAGTATCGCATGATAAATGGCCCGTAAGTCATGAAgaatgcaattttattttatttttactcatgTTATTTCAAAGAATAAATTACAATGACACATATGATTAGGggtgataaaaaaaaccaaacaaatgattaaactgagaaaataaaaaaaaataaccaagaaaactaaactgaaaaaaaccgaattaaccaattaaaaaatcacaaaaaattcCGGTTCGGTTTAGTTTTGGTTTCCATAGTCTAAAACCGATTGAATCGAAACGGTTCAATTAGGtcagcacttaaaaaaaaaaaagtataaataagatgtttttttaactctaaACCTAAATTAGCATTTTTCTGTAAACAAAACCAGCCTCCCCCTCCCTTTGCTCTCTACATCTTTCATCTCCCTTTGCTCTTTGTATctttacttttttattcttcttcatgCTTCacaattgttatttattaagCTCATGTTCTATGCTCTTTCTATCAAAGGCATGCCCTTTTTACTTTTGCAGTTttgcttttaattgttttattccTCCTATAAAAGGCACACCCctctttatttttgcttttaattttcttttttatccttcttctttctatttCTCAAATAAtcctatatttattatataatttttcatgcacATATAACCAAAAAAGATTATTATGTTGAATTAGTAAAAAGCTTTTCTATACTTTCCTTGATGTTGGTATTGTGAGGacaattcaaaatcaagtttGGCACTTGATGGATGTTAGGGAGATGAGGATCTATGTAAACTATCCTTTTAatcttcctttttgttttttttttttcctgtcaaatGACCTctgttctttccttttgttttgttatgcaTGCCCAaccattttaagaaaaaaccagGTTGAGAAAGCCAAGATTTCTCAGAAAATAAGCATAGATCTATGAAATCAGAAACAAGACGAAAAtagaatttctaaaaaatatatggtcagttaaaaaacttagaataaaaactcaattgaaataatttcggtttaaatttgtttggaagggaaagaaattgaaccgaaccgaaccgaatatGGTTGGTTCGAATTAGTTTTCGGTTTAGTTTggtttaaaaacttgaaaaaaaattaattttaatttgattatttatcttgatttaaaaccggaccgaatcAGAAATCCCTATATATAACGGCATCCATCAAAACCATTTCTAGCTAGACAAATGAAAACGGGAAGAAATCTGCAAATTAATTCCAATGCCCCTCATCCTTTTGTAGTTTctgaaatcaaaatattatgtttatagTTAATAATAACGAGAATGCtatcaaaaggaagaaaaaaaaagggggagagTGGAGTGAAGAGTGATtgaattattgttgttatattttacttgtaaaggaatttaaattttgtgGTAATTGTATCTAATCaagccttttattt contains:
- the LOC118049143 gene encoding non-specific lipid-transfer protein 1, whose protein sequence is MASSMSLKLACAMLMAMVVSAPLAEAAITCGQVTSSLAQCIGYLQKGGAVPAACCSGLKALNSAATTTADRQGVCNCLKSLAGKISGINYGFAAGLPSKCGVSVSYKISPSTDCKSVK